In Melospiza melodia melodia isolate bMelMel2 chromosome 20, bMelMel2.pri, whole genome shotgun sequence, a single genomic region encodes these proteins:
- the NAA25 gene encoding N-alpha-acetyltransferase 25, NatB auxiliary subunit, translating into MAARGHVQDPNDRRLRPIYDYLDNGNNKMAIQQADKLLKKHKDLHCAKVLKAIGLQRTGKQDEAYALAQEVAALEPTDDNSLQALTILYREMHRPELVTKLYEAAVKKVPNSEEYHSHLFMAYARVGEYKKMQQAGMALYKIVPKNPYYFWSVMSLIMQSISAQDENLSKTMFLPLAERMVEKMVKEDKIEAEAEVELYYMILERLEKYKEALDVVRGKLGEKLTSELQSRENKCMAMYKKLQRWPECNALARRLLLKNSDDWQFYITYFDSVFQLIDESWTPPAEEEHSLEGEVHCSIEQAVNFIEERISEESKSSRPLRGPYLAKLELIRRLRHRGCNDEYKLGDPEELMFQYFKKFGDKPCCFTDLKVFVDLLPASQYTKFIRQLLDVIPLAAAAENEVALPGDIKALQQHLCVVQLSRLLGIYHAMEKKQKLAVVRELMLRYRHGLEFGKSCLKTELQFSDYYCLLAVHLLLDLWLEGEEAAVWQCLTLLEEGLSHSPSNAQFKLLLIRIYCRLGAFEPVSELYSSLDAKHIQHDTIGYLLTRYAGSLGHYAAASQSCNFALRFFHSNQKDTSEYIIQAYKYGAFEKIPEFIAFRNRLNSSLHFAQVRTERMLLDLLLEANISTSLEESIKSMSLSPEEDDIPWKDLRDNRDLTVLFSWDPKDRDISEEHRKLSLEEETLWLRIRSLTLRLVSGLPTLGHTIQPKNSEKTAENGVSSKIDTIRALLQQLEAAVDSGKKFLEQKIQYPVLGPPPTRMAGFFSNGSCQCQTSLFYLVSDIYELDTNGLEDSAEIQERIGNSFKSLVERLTDLFNKCKGDLIEVRDGTLKTHPNLLENLVFFVETISIALWVSSYCDSVLRPFKSNLQKKKKKKKESSVAMPPVFTHFLDYVTELQTLTSNVIDHIKGLEIILTALKLEELSLKDTLLLQEEKKFTKTVQGKVQSSYHHSVQEIGELLKKRLDTIKKLKI; encoded by the exons ATTATCTCGATAATGGCAATAATAAAATGGCAATCCAGCAAGCAGATAAACTGCTCAAAAAGCACAAGGACCTTCACTGTGCCAAG GTGCTGAAGGCCATTGGCTTGCAGAGGACTGGCAAGCAGGATGAAGCCTATGCCCTGGCACAAGAGGTGGCAGCACTTGAACCCACAGATGACAATTCCTTGCAAGCACTGACCATTCTGTACCGGGAAATGCACAGAC CTGAGCTGGTGACAAAACTTTATGAGGCAGCTGTGAAGAAGGTGCCCAACAGTGAAGAGTATCACTCCCACCTCTTCATGGCCTATGCCAGGGTTGGAGAGTACAAGAAAATGCAACAG GCTGGAATGGCACTTTATAAGATTGTTCCCAAAAATCCATATTATTTTTGGTCTGTGATGAGCCTGATCATGCAG TCTATCTCAGCACAGGATGAAAACCTCTCCAAGACAATGTTTCTGCCACTTGCTGAGAGAATGGTGGAAAAAATGGTGAAAGAGGACAAGATTGAAGCTGAGGCTGAA GTGGAACTGTACTACATGATCCTGGAACGTTTGGAGAAGTACAAGGAAGCTTTAGATGTTGTGAGGGGAAAACTTGGAG AGAAGCTGACGAGTGAGCTGCAGAGCCGGGAGAACAAGTGCATGGCCATGTACAAGAAGCTGCAGCGGTGGCCCGAGTGCAACGCGCTGGCCAGGAGGCTGCTGCTCAAAAA CTCAGATGATTGGCAGTTTTATATAACTTACTTTGATTCAGTGTTTCAACTCATTGATGAATCCTGGACGCCTCCAGCAGAGGAAGAGCA CTCTCTGGAGGGGGAGGTGCACTGCTCCATCGAGCAGGCTGTGAATTTCATCGAGGAGAGGATCTCAGAGGAGTCCAAGAGCTCGCGGCCGCTGCGGGGACCGTACTTGGCCAAGCTGGAGCTGATCAGGCGCCTGCGGCACCGCGGCTGCAATGATGAGTACAAGCTGG GTGATCCAGAAGAACTAATGTTCCAGTACTTCAAAAAATTTGGGGACAAGCCCTGCTGTTTTACTGATCTCAAAGTGTTTGTGGATCTCCTCCCAGCCAGCCAGTACACAAAG TTCATCCGGCAGCTGCTGGACGTGATCCCGCTGGCGGCGGCGGCCGAGAACGAGGTGGCTCTGCCAGGGGACATcaaggccctgcagcagcacctgtgtgtggtgcagctctccaggctgctgGGCATCTACCACGCCATGGAGAAGAAGCAGAAGCTGGCAGTGGTGCGGGAGCTGATGCTGAGATACCGCCACGGGTTGGAGTTTG ggAAATCTTGTTTGAAAACTGAATTGCAGTTTTCAGATTATTACTGCCTGCTTGCAGTTCACCTACTGCTTGATCTGTGGCTGGAAG GTGAAGAGGCAgctgtgtggcagtgcctgactctCCTGGAGGAGGGGCTGTCTCACAGTCCCTCCAATGCTCAGTTTAAGCTGCTGCTCATCCGGATCTACTGCAGGCTCGGCGCCTTCGAGCCCGTCTCGGAGCTCTACTCCAGCCTGGACGCCAAGCACATCCAGCACGACACCATCGG TTATCTCCTGACACGCTACGCCGGCTCGCTGGGCCACTACGCTGCTGCTTCCCAATCCTGCAACTTTGCACTCAGGTTTTTCCACTCCAACCAGAAAGAT ACCTCAGAGTACATCATCCAAGCCTACAAGTACGGGGCGTTCGAGAAGATCCCGGAGTTCATCGCCTTCAGGAACCGCCTGAACTCCTCCCTTCACTTCGCGCAGGTTCGCACCGAGCGGATGCTGCTGGACCTCTTACTTGAAGCAAACAT ATCAACCAGTTTAGAAGAAAGTATAAAGTCCATGAGTCTGAGCCCAGAGGAGGATGACATTCCATGGAAAGATCTGCGTGACAACAGAGACCTGACAGTCTTGTTTAGCTGGGATCCAAAAGACAG GGACATTTCTGAGGAGCACCGGAAGCTCTCCCTGGAGGAGGAGACGCTGTGGTTGCGAATCCGCTCCTTAACGTTGAGGCTGGTGAGCGGGCTCCCAACCCTTGGTCACACCATCCAACCAAAGAACTCTGAAAAGACTGCAGAGAACGGTGTCTCATCCAAGATCGACACCATCCgagccctgctgcagcagctggaagCGGCGGTGGATTCAGGGAAGAAGTTTCTAGAACAAAAAATCCAG TATCCTGTCCTTGGCCCTCCTCCTACCCGAATGGCTGGCTTCTTCAGCAATGGCAGCTGTCAGTGCCAGACTAGCTTGTTTTACCTTGTTAGTGATATTTATGAACTAGATACCAATGGCTTAG aagattcAGCAGAAATCCAGGAAAGAATAGGGAATAGTTTCAAGTCTTTGGTAGAACGCCTGACAG actTGTTCAATAAATGTAAAGGTGATTTGATTGAAGTCAGAGATGGCACCTTGAAAACTCATCCAAACCTGTTAGAAAACTTAGTCTTCTTTGttgag ACGATCTCCATTGCCCTGTGGGTATCAAGTTACTGTGACAGTGTCCTCCGACCTTTTAAATCCAACCtgcaaaaaaagaagaagaaaaaaaaagagagcagtGTAGCAATG CCACCTGTATTTACCCATTTCCTGGATTATGTAACTGAACTCCAGACATTAACTTCCAATGTAATAGATCATATCAAAGGGCTTGAAATCATTCTGACTGCACTAAAACTTGAAGAGCTGTCCCTCAAGGACACTCTGCTTTTACAG gaagaaaaaaagtttACAAAGACTGTGCAAGGGAAGGTCCAGAGCAGTTACCATCACTCAGTTCAGGAAATTGGAGAGCTGCTGAAAAAGAGACTTGATACCATTAAAAAACTAAAGATTTGA